Genomic DNA from Eleutherodactylus coqui strain aEleCoq1 chromosome 8, aEleCoq1.hap1, whole genome shotgun sequence:
ttgtATCTAAAAAATTTATTCTGGACAGAAATTTCAAAGCTTCATGCTCAATGAGGGTCACCTCACAGTCGTCCGATTGAGCAAAAATTTGCACAgataatttttttgttgttgattgAAATGAgattgtcgggggggggggggggctaaacttttagaaagttaaaaaataacaGCCACTCTAAaaaccaccctttgctttctgtCACTTGGCCAGTTACTTACCTGCTTACACATATTCTCACCCAGTCCAAGCTGTCtccttttatataccaaccttttgtgTGGCACAGTAACAAGCactttgaaaaaataaagaaatgcaaGATCCATTGGCTCTTCCTGATTCAGTCTGGAACTTGCTTCCTTGTAGaatctgatcagattggttttacAGGATTGCCTTCTCATCTAATCATGCTGACATGGAGTTAAACAGCCATTATCATTGAAGTAATCTAGTATAGCAACTCttaaaaattcctcaaacacttTTCCCGAAATAGAAACTACATTTATCAGCCGATAGTTtataggttcactttttgacctcaTTTTggatattggcaccacatttgctgTGCACCAATACAGTggcacagaccccatcactatatgGTCCTTAATAACAAAAAATGGTCTATTTATCATATTATTAAATCACTGATACAGATGTCTGGCTCTGCTGCACTGACGGTggactggaggatcagctgaagAGCAGTGATCCCTAAGGTGGGATCCCCAACAATCAACAGCTGATGACCTATTTTGAAGGTAGGCTATCAATTGCAAATGCCCCCCAAAATCTTTTTAAATCCTATATAATATTAGCAATAGTATTCAAAGTGAAATATTATTATATCCAGACACAATAGTATCAGAACAATTTATTCTTTTTAATCAATTTCATAAATGCAGCTTTCACATCATTGTTTCTCAGGGTATAAATCATGGGATTTATCATTGGTGTGACAATTAAATACAATATAGCAATCATTTTATCAGTGCCAGGTAAAGAACTTGATCTAGGTTTCATGTAGGAAGCCATCGCTGATCCATAAAAGATTGCCACAACCATCATATGAGATCCACATGTGGAAAAAGCCTTCCTCCGCCCGGATGATGATGCAATTTTTAAGATACTTAGAATGATATTAACATAAGATATTACAATAAAAATCACAGGAGTCAGGAGAAGAATTAAACCAGCAATAAAAATGATTAATTCCACTAGCATAATGTTCTCACAGCCCAGTGACAATATTTCTGGCATTTCACATAAAAAGTGATTTATTTTATTGTGTCCACATAGGTCAACATTAAAAGTAAGAGTTACAGTGGAAATAGGCAAAATAAATCCACTCATCCATATACCAACTGCCAGTCTAATACAGACCATCTTACTCATAATAGTGATGTAATGCAGTGGGTAACATATAGCCACATAACGATCATATGCCATAACAACAAGCAGAACACAATCACATGCTCCTAAAGACAGGGAAATATACATTTGTGCTACACATTCACCATAAGGGATGACTTTATTTACTGACAAGAAATCCTTCAACATTCTTGGTAGAGTGGAAGTAGAAAAACACAGATCCAGAAAAGACAGATTGGAAAGGAAGAAATACATAGGAGTGTGAAGGTTGGCATCTGTCAGGACTAGAACAATGATGAGAAAGTTTCCAATCAAAATAATTGTATATACTGATGTAAAGACAATAAAAAGTGCAACTTGTGTCTTTGGGTCACTGGAAAGTCCAAGAAGAATAAATTCTCCAAATGTCTCATTTTTCCAaatcattttgaaaaaaaaaaaaaaaaaggaattgataATCTCGTTGGATAAtgtggatatgtctggaaatactTAATTAACCTTCAGATTACATTTCTTTTTAAAGAAGTCAAAACtcattttttgcttgtttttttattaCATGCAATTTATATGGTTTAACCCTTCCATTGTCAaggtttttaaaacattttctgcCTCTGAAAGCCACTAGAATTTTCCATTTTGACAAacctaaattttaaaataatagATACTAAAATTATATAAAGCCCCTGCACCGGTATATTTACTTAAGGAAGATACCTGACCCATTGTCAAAATATTACTTTTCACCTTATGGACACCAGCATATTCATGCAATTATTTTAGTCAAAGTGTAATTTTTCATATAAAATTCCTAAAGATTTATAATTCTGGCTAAAAGTGTGACTTGGGCAGAAAATGATGTGCACAATATCTTAAGATGCATTTAAATGCACATTTGCATCTAAAACGCACGTGCAAGTAGAGGAAGACACTCAACAGCAATGTAAGAATAATAGATCACCATGTACAGTTTATATATGCCACAACCATCTACATCAACAAAGTGACACACCTATGCCATAGCCATATACAGTCTAGCTTCTGTCTGAAAAAGAGGCATATTGCCTTGTGTGGGAGATGCCTGTGATGTTCGCCATTTTGTgtattttgtgtattttctgttatcagctGTGAAAATTTTAAGATGGGGATGCTACTTGTGTATCTAAATTAAACCTCTGGGGAAAGGGACCATTCCTCCCCATATAATATAAACAGGACAGACTGGTTTTTACCAGCAGACGACATCTCCAGGGTTCAAGTTACAGCCGCATGGCAAAAAGGAATGTCTTTGTATTAAAGGGAAGGGAATGACTGGAGAGAACCACAGGAAGCATTTCTTCTGGACAGCAAGtcagaaatgaatagaaaatgctTATAGGAAGCTCCTCCACAGTGAATTAGCTCACAGCTACCttacaaatacctccctatgaaaatgacctatcagcacacagaATGTTGTAAATGTACCTGAATGTTCCCCCTTCCTGTGTTTGTATACCTATATACTTTTTACCCACCTAAATAAAGGTTAGGTGCCTTTTGGTGTACACTTTAAGTAGATGTGTGCTCATTGGGGGATCTCCGGGCCTGTATATTGATCATATCTAATATGACACCCATAGTATATAGAATAGTGCAAATTGTGCTAACACCTTGAAAAATGTTTTGAATGCTGACTAGTCAGATTCCCACAGCTCTGTGAATTGTATTTGTTCTTTGAAATGTGTACAGCATaaattgtatattgtatatacatCTACTAAATGCTCCAAATAGATATTAAAATGAAAAATGGCACGAAAATTCAAATCTGCATATTAAATGTCTACACCAGAAGATCTAATATCTGAAcaaaatattttctttaaaaaactgAGATGTGAGGCATTTATATAAACCAACCATATCTACATTCATAGGTGTATGTGTTAAAGAAATGCAAGAACTTCAGAAATGCATCAACCAATTTTCGCATGGAAATTGCATTGGGGATTATATAAGTTTATCCCTCTAAATCTGCTGTAACTATATACTATGGCGGATCTATATTAAGCCACTTTGGGCTGTCACTCATGGTATGAGGCTCAGAGAGATCGATGGTCACCCAAATCACCCATGAGCTGTAAAGCACTAAAAGTAATGGCAACTGAGACTGCAGCAGTTTGTTCTTAAATGGGTTTtgttattaaaacaaaaaattgtatacttgcctattgctcctGAGGCAGCCTTCTTACCTCTTCTCCTGGATCCTCTTATCCTTTGGGTCACATGATCTGCAGCTGGCCAATTTTCCTGGATCCTGTAATACAGCATACATACGCTACATTTTGCTTCCTGAaggtcaatgtacgctacgtcactagggACGTAGCGTTCATTGCCTAGGCAGGAAGCACCAAACTATCTGCTGCCTGTAATAGGGTGCATGCGTGGATCTTTCATGTGAGAGTGCATGTGGGAAACTTCTGTGTCAACATGCACATGCGGGTGAGGGATAATGCTAGACAGGGCTCAAGCATTTGTGCACTTGCAAGTTAACACAgcagccaatagaaatgtatctctgatataaatagatagatacaaatatatctattcctatatatctgtctatctatatatattttttgtatatatctatatctacatTTATCTGTATTTATCTATTTAAATCTATCTATCGgcatatatctatctacctctatcTATATCGATTTATATTTGCCTatcgctatctatctatctatctatctatctatctatctatctatctatctatctatctatctatctctacctatctatatctacatctatctatgtctatctatatctatctctttatTTCTATTTATATCTATCACTTCCTTTtaatccatctatttatctacatCTCTCTTTCTTACTATctttatctattagagatgagcgagcaccaaaatgctcgggtgctcgttactcgggacgaaattatcgcgatgctcgagggttcgtttcgagtaacgaaccccattgaagtcaatgggcgacccgagcatttttgtatttcgccgatgctcgctaaggtttccttgtgtgaaaatctgggcaattcaagaaagtgatgggaacgacacagcaacggatagggcaggcgaggggctacatgttgggctgcatctcaagttcacaggtcccactattaagtcacaatagcggcaagagtgggccccccccctcccaaaaacttttacttctgaaaagccctcattagcatggcatacctttgctaagcaccacactacctccaacaaagcacaatcactgcctgcatgacactccgctgccacttctcctgggttacatgctgccccaccgccccctcccccccacagcgcacaccaaagtgtccctgcgcagccttcagctgtcctcatgccacaccaccctcatgtctatttagaagtgcgtctgccatgacgaggaaccgcaggcacacactgcagagggttggcacggctaggcagcgaccctctttaaaaggggcggggcgatagcccacaatgctgtacagaagcaatgagaaatagaatcctgtgccaccgccatcaggagctgcacatgtgggcatagcaatggggaacctatgtgccacacactattcattctgtcaaggtgtctctgcatgccccagtcagaccgggctttttaattcatagacacaggcaggtacaactccctattgtgaagtccctgtcgaccgacagcatgggtggctccctggaacccaccggcgatacacaaaaatatcccattgcattgcccaacacagctgaggtagtaatgtcgtgcttaatgcaggtgggcttcggcccacactgcatgccccagtctgactggggttctttacaagtggacacatgtaggttaaactccgtgtgcacctacagcatgggtggctccctggaaaccaacggcggtacacaaaaatatcccattgcattgcccaacacagctgaggtagtaatgtcgtgcttaatgcaggtgggcttcggcccacactgcatgccccagtctgactggggttctttacaagtggacacatgtaggttaaactccgtgtgcacctacagcatgggtggctccctggaacccaccggcggtacacaaaaatatcccattgcattgcccaacacagctgaggtagtaatgtcgtgcttaatgcaggtgggcttcggcccacactgcatgccccagtcagactggggttctttacaagtggaaacagatgcatttataattccctgtggacccacagcatgggtgggtgccaggatgccaccggcggtacatagaaatatcccattgcattgcccaacacagctgaggtagtaatgttgtgcttaatacaggtgggcttcggcccacactgcatgccccagtcagactggggttctttacaagtggacagatttaggttaaactccgtgtgcacctacagcatgggtggctccctggaacccaccggcggtacataaaaatatcccattgcattgcccaacacagctgaggtagtaatgtcgtgcttaatgcaggtgggcttcggcccacactgcatgccccagtcagactggggttctttacaagtggaaacagatgcatttataattccctgtggacccacagcatgggtggctccctggaacccaccggcggtacatagaaatatcacattgcattgcccaacacagcggatgtaacgtcagctgtaatgcaggtgggctaaaaattcatttgattacactgtaggcgagggcccacaaaaattgctgaatcaacagtactaatgtacatccaaaaaattggccatggccaaccaagagggcaggtgaaacccattaatcgctttggttaatgtggcttaagtggtaactaggcctggaggcagcccagtttaactaaaaattggttcaagttaaagtttcaacacttttaagagcattgaaacataaaaattgtttagaaaaattatgagtgagccttgtggccctaagaaaaattgcccgttcagcgtgattacgtgaggtttcaggaggaggagcaggaggaggaggaggaatattagacacagattgatgaagcagaaatgtccccgttttgatggtgagagagaacgtagcttccatccgcgggtgcagcctacgtattgcttacgtatcgctgctgtccgctggtggagaagagaagtctggggaaatccaggctttgttcatcttgatgagtgtaagcctgtcggcactgtcgtttgacaggtgggtacgcttatccgtgatgattcccccagccacactaaacacactctctgacaagacgctagccgcaggacaagcaagcacctccagggcatacagtgcgagttcaggccacgtgtccagcttcgacacccagtagttgtagggggcagaggcgtcacggaggacggtcgtgcgatcggctacgtactccctcaccatccttttacagtgctcctgccgactcagccttgactggggagcggtgacacagtcttgctggggagccataaagctggccaggtccttaaagactgttgcactgcctgggctgtacatgctgctcgatctacgcacctcccctgctacctggccctcggaactgcgccttctgccactaccgctgtcggatgggaattttaccatcagcttgtccgccagggtcctgtggtatagcaacactctcgaaccccttttctcttcgggaatgagactgggaaggttctccttatagcgtgggtcgagcagtgtgtacacccagtaatccgtagtggccagaatgcgttgaatgcgagggtcacgagaaaggcatcctaacatgaagtcagccatgtgtgccagggtacctgtacgcaacacatggctgtccgcactaggaagatcactttcaggatcctcctcctcctcctcctcctcctcaggccatacacgctgaaatgatgacaggcaagcagcaggggcaccgtcagcagtgggccaagctgtctcttccccctcctcctcatcctcctcatgctcctcctcctcctcctgaacgcgctgagatatagacaggagggtgctctgactatccagcgacatactgtcttcccccggctctgtttccgagcgcaaagcggctgcctttatggtttgcagggaacttctcaagatgcatagcagaggaatggtgacgctaatgattgcagcatcaccgctcaccacctgggtagactgatcaaagtttcgaaggacctggtagatgtctgccaaccaggcccactcttctgaaaagaattgaggaggctgactcccactgcgccgcccatgttggagttggtattccactatagctctacgctgctcatagagcctagccaacatgtggagcgtagagttccaccgtgtgggcacgtcgcacagcagtcggtgcactggcagattaaagcgatgttgcagggtgcgcagggtggcagcgtccgtgtgggacttgtggaaatgtgcgcagagccagcgcacctttacgagcaggtctgacaagcgtgggtagcttttcagaaagcgctgaaccaccaaattaaagacgtgggccaggcatggcacgtgcgtgaggctgccgagctgcagagccgccaccaggttacggccgttgtcacacacgaccatgcccggttggaggctcagcggcgcaagccaacggtccgtctgctctgtcagaccctgcagcagttcgtgggccgtgtgcctcctatctcctaagctgagtagtttcagcacggcctgctgacgcttgcccaccgctgtgctgccacgccgcgcgacaccgactgctggcgacgtcctgctgctgctgacacatctagattgcgagacagaggttgaggaggaggaggaggaggaggaggaggaggagggtgctttagtggaagaagcatacaccgccgaaaacataccaccaccgagctggggcctgcaattctgggggtgggtaggacgtgagcggtcccaggctctgactctgtcccagcctccactaaattcacccaatgtgccgtcagggagatgtagtggccctgcccgcctgtgcttgtccacgtgtccgtagttaagtttaccttgccactaaccgcattggtgagggcgcgtacaatgttgcgggagacgtgatcgtgcagggctgggatggcacatcgggaaaagtagtggcgactgggaactgagtagcgcggggccgccgccgccattatagctttgaaggactccgtttccacaaccctatacagcagcatctcaaggctgataaatttggctatgtggtcggttaacgattgagcgtgcgggtgcgtggcggcgtacttgcgcttgcgctccaacagttgcgctagcgacggctggactgtgcggtgcgagacattgctggatggggccgaggacagcggaggtgagagtgtgggtgcaggccatgagacggtcgtgcctgtgtcctgagaggggggttggatatcagtggcaggttggggcacagggggagaggcagcggtgcaaaccgtaggcggtgaacggccttcgtcccaccttgtggggtgcttggccatcatatgtctgcgcatgctggtggtggtcaggctgttggtggtggctcgccggctaatcttggcacgacaaaggttgcacaccactgttcgtcggtcgtcaggcgtctcggtgaaaaactgccagaccttagagcacctcggcctctgcagggtggcatgtcgcgagggggcgctttgggaaacacttggtggattattcggtctggccctgcctctacccctggccaccgcactgcctcttgcaacctgccctgctgctgcccgtgcctccccctctgaagacctgtcctgtgtaggcgttgcacaccaggtgtggtcagtcacctcatcgtcctgctgctcttcctccgaatcctctgtgcgctgctccctcggacttactgcccttactactacctcactgcaagacaactgtgtctcattgtcatcgtcctcctcacccactgaaaggtcttgagacagttgccggaagtccccagcctcatcccccggaccccgggaactttccaatggttgggcatcagtgacgataaactcctctggtggtagaggaaccactgctgcccaatctgagcaggggcccgagaaaagttcctgggagtgttcccgctcctaagcatgtgtcattgtagtggagtgaggaggctgggaggaaggaggagcagcagacagaggattcggatttgcagcagtggacggcgcagaactgtggctggacgataggttgctcgaagcactttttaccatccaggacaggacctgctcacactgctcattttctaataaaggtctcccgcgtgaacccattaattgggcgatgaatgtggggacgccagaaacgtgcctctctcctaatcgcgcagcagtcggctgcgacacacctggatcaggagctcggcctgtgcccacaccctcacttggccctcggcgtcctcggccgcgtccacgtcctctaggcctacccctacccctcagcatgctgtattaccactgATTTGATttccaaggcaggaaataaattggcgcaagcctgcaggtcaaatataattttttcgcttttttgcaaagggaaggccccactgcgtatattcaatgaacaatacgttttataactgtggtgtggccctgaaaaagtgtcactcaactttagtgtagcagagttattaactctggcagagcaggtatttgccagtcaggaaagacaatggcgcaagcctgcagtaaaccgtagctggttgcgtctgatttttgtacgttctccacgcagcacacacgtacacggagaccttaggactgacacaggcaggccaaatataattttttcgcttttttgcaaagggaaggccccactgcgt
This window encodes:
- the LOC136578052 gene encoding olfactory receptor 2D3-like, coding for MIWKNETFGEFILLGLSSDPKTQVALFIVFTSVYTIILIGNFLIIVLVLTDANLHTPMYFFLSNLSFLDLCFSTSTLPRMLKDFLSVNKVIPYGECVAQMYISLSLGACDCVLLVVMAYDRYVAICYPLHYITIMSKMVCIRLAVGIWMSGFILPISTVTLTFNVDLCGHNKINHFLCEMPEILSLGCENIMLVELIIFIAGLILLLTPVIFIVISYVNIILSILKIASSSGRRKAFSTCGSHMMVVAIFYGSAMASYMKPRSSSLPGTDKMIAILYLIVTPMINPMIYTLRNNDVKAAFMKLIKKNKLF